The following coding sequences lie in one Bacteroidota bacterium genomic window:
- the sucD gene encoding succinate--CoA ligase subunit alpha, producing MSVLVNKHSKIIVQGFTGSEGTFHAGQMIEYGTNVVGGVTPGKGGSTHLDRPVFNTVKEAVDKTGADVSVIFVPPAFAADAIMEAAEAGIKVIVCITEGIPVADMVKAKEYIKAYDCRLIGPNCPGVITPGEAKVGIMPGFIHQKGRVGIVSRSGTLTYEAVDQLTKAGLGQTTAIGIGGDPIIGTTTKEAVQLLMEDPETEGIVMIGEIGGSMEADAAYWIKEYGTKPVVGFIAGATAPKGRTMGHAGAIIGGKDDTAQAKKEIMRSCGIHVVDSPAEIGSKMLELLS from the coding sequence ATGAGCGTACTCGTCAACAAACATTCCAAAATTATCGTTCAGGGTTTTACCGGAAGCGAAGGCACTTTTCATGCCGGACAGATGATTGAATATGGCACCAATGTGGTTGGTGGTGTTACCCCCGGCAAGGGTGGCAGCACCCATCTTGACCGTCCGGTGTTCAACACTGTAAAAGAAGCTGTAGATAAAACCGGTGCAGATGTCAGTGTAATTTTTGTGCCCCCTGCATTTGCTGCCGATGCCATCATGGAAGCCGCCGAAGCCGGAATCAAAGTGATCGTTTGCATCACTGAGGGCATTCCGGTGGCCGATATGGTTAAGGCTAAAGAATATATCAAGGCCTACGACTGTCGCCTCATCGGACCAAACTGTCCGGGAGTAATCACCCCGGGCGAAGCCAAAGTGGGCATCATGCCCGGTTTTATCCATCAAAAAGGACGGGTGGGGATTGTGTCGCGCTCCGGAACACTCACCTACGAAGCCGTTGACCAGCTTACCAAAGCCGGCTTAGGTCAGACTACAGCTATCGGCATTGGCGGCGACCCTATCATTGGCACCACAACCAAAGAAGCTGTTCAACTTCTGATGGAAGATCCTGAAACCGAAGGAATTGTCATGATTGGCGAGATCGGCGGAAGCATGGAAGCCGATGCGGCCTATTGGATCAAGGAATATGGTACCAAGCCGGTGGTTGGATTCATCGCAGGTGCCACTGCACCTAAAGGCCGCACCATGGGCCACGCCGGTGCCATTATCGGCGGGAAAGACGATACCGCACAGGCCAAAAAGGAAATCATGCGCTCGTGTGGCATCCATGTGGTGGACTCCCCTGCCGAAATCGGCTCAAAAATGCTTGAACTGCTTTCGTGA
- a CDS encoding sodium-translocating pyrophosphatase — MMTSIFWLVPLASLAALAFAWYFFKTMMKNSEGTDEMKRIAQYVREGAMAYLKRQYTVVLKVFGVMVVLLGVLAYFQVQNPFVPVAFLTGGFFSGLCGYLGMRTATYASARTAWGATHSLNRGLQIAFRSGAVMGLVVVGFALLDIAAWYYILSQWVYTPENMANGLTFLGLHLVHPGTTEHMKMVEITATMLTFGMGASTQALFARVGGGIYTKAADVGADLVGKVEAGIPEDDPRNPATIADNVGDNVGDVAGMGADLYESYAGSILATAALGAALPVIAGGEQEKYVIAPMIVAAVGIIISIIGIFFVRAKESASQKNLLNALLLGTGGSSLLILVVVAALANFGWISWGIFGSVVAGLVAGVIIGQGTEYFTSDEYKPTKGIARQAQSGPATTIIDGVAVGMFSTWIPVTTIVAGILAAFGFAGGFSDFAQGVYGIGFAAVGMLSTLGITLATDAFGPIADNAGGNAEMAKLPKEVRERTDALDMLGNTTAATGKGFAIGSAALTAMALLAAYMEEIRLWIGKIADQSDGLMKVGKIVFVSGRATVEPVVAEGQRIIQLSAAGITDFAEAYNLTIFNPLLLGGIFIGAMMAFVFSAMTMKAVGRAAGAMVDEVRRQFREIKGIMEGKATPDYARCVEISTRGAQREMLVPSLLAIIIPVLVGVVLGVAGVVGLLVGGLTAGFTLASMLNNAGGAWDNAKKFIEKGNYGGKGSDAHKAGVVGDTVGDPFKDTSGPSLNILIKLMSMVSVVMAGLTVSFSLFG, encoded by the coding sequence ATGATGACTTCCATTTTCTGGCTTGTTCCTCTGGCCTCGCTGGCGGCACTGGCCTTTGCATGGTATTTTTTCAAAACCATGATGAAAAACAGCGAGGGTACAGATGAGATGAAGCGCATTGCCCAGTATGTGCGCGAAGGTGCCATGGCCTATTTGAAACGGCAGTACACCGTTGTGCTCAAGGTATTTGGCGTGATGGTGGTATTGCTGGGAGTGCTGGCCTACTTTCAGGTGCAGAATCCTTTTGTACCTGTGGCGTTTCTCACCGGAGGTTTTTTCTCAGGTTTGTGCGGTTATCTGGGGATGCGCACAGCCACCTATGCTTCGGCTCGTACGGCCTGGGGGGCCACCCACTCGCTCAACCGTGGTCTGCAAATTGCCTTTCGCTCGGGTGCAGTGATGGGCCTGGTGGTGGTGGGATTTGCCCTGCTCGACATTGCAGCCTGGTATTATATACTCAGCCAATGGGTGTACACTCCAGAAAATATGGCCAACGGACTCACCTTTCTGGGGCTCCACCTGGTGCATCCCGGCACCACCGAGCACATGAAAATGGTTGAGATCACTGCCACTATGCTCACTTTTGGTATGGGAGCTTCTACCCAGGCCTTGTTCGCACGTGTGGGAGGTGGTATTTACACCAAGGCTGCCGACGTGGGGGCCGACCTGGTGGGTAAGGTTGAAGCCGGTATTCCTGAAGACGACCCGCGCAACCCCGCAACCATAGCCGACAATGTGGGCGACAATGTAGGCGATGTGGCCGGTATGGGCGCTGACCTTTACGAATCCTATGCCGGATCAATTCTTGCCACTGCTGCCCTGGGTGCTGCCCTTCCGGTGATCGCAGGCGGTGAACAGGAAAAATATGTCATCGCACCCATGATTGTGGCTGCTGTGGGTATTATCATCTCCATCATCGGGATCTTCTTCGTTCGGGCAAAAGAATCGGCCTCACAAAAAAACCTGCTCAATGCATTGTTGCTTGGCACTGGCGGAAGCTCACTGCTCATCCTTGTTGTGGTTGCAGCCCTGGCCAATTTTGGCTGGATTTCGTGGGGAATATTTGGCTCGGTTGTAGCTGGTCTTGTTGCAGGTGTCATCATTGGACAGGGCACAGAATATTTCACCTCGGATGAATATAAGCCTACCAAAGGCATCGCTCGTCAGGCACAATCCGGTCCTGCCACCACTATTATCGATGGTGTGGCTGTCGGCATGTTCTCTACCTGGATTCCGGTTACAACCATTGTGGCCGGTATTCTGGCTGCATTTGGTTTTGCCGGAGGTTTCAGCGATTTTGCCCAAGGGGTTTACGGAATCGGATTTGCTGCGGTAGGTATGCTCAGCACCCTTGGCATTACGCTGGCCACAGATGCTTTCGGACCCATTGCCGATAATGCCGGGGGCAATGCCGAGATGGCAAAACTACCCAAAGAAGTTCGCGAACGTACCGATGCCCTTGATATGCTGGGCAACACCACCGCCGCCACCGGCAAAGGATTCGCCATTGGCTCGGCTGCACTCACAGCCATGGCCCTTCTGGCAGCCTATATGGAAGAAATCAGGCTTTGGATCGGCAAGATTGCCGACCAATCTGATGGCCTGATGAAAGTGGGCAAGATCGTTTTTGTTTCCGGTCGTGCCACTGTGGAACCTGTTGTTGCTGAAGGTCAACGGATTATACAGCTATCAGCAGCCGGAATCACCGATTTTGCTGAGGCATACAACCTGACCATATTTAATCCTTTGCTATTGGGAGGCATTTTCATTGGCGCCATGATGGCCTTTGTATTTTCAGCCATGACCATGAAAGCTGTAGGCAGGGCTGCAGGCGCCATGGTGGATGAAGTGAGAAGGCAGTTCCGCGAGATCAAAGGTATAATGGAAGGTAAAGCCACTCCTGATTATGCCCGCTGTGTTGAAATATCCACCCGTGGTGCCCAGCGTGAAATGCTCGTTCCATCGCTATTGGCGATAATTATTCCTGTGCTCGTTGGAGTGGTTCTCGGAGTGGCCGGTGTGGTTGGCCTGCTCGTGGGCGGACTTACCGCAGGCTTTACCCTGGCTTCGATGCTCAACAATGCCGGTGGCGCATGGGACAATGCCAAGAAGTTTATTGAAAAAGGCAACTATGGTGGCAAAGGCAGCGATGCCCACAAAGCCGGCGTGGTTGGCGATACCGTCGGTGACCCATTCAAGGACACCAGCGGACCTTCGCTCAACATTCTGATCAAGCTGATGTCGATGGTGTCGGTGGTCATGGCCGGGCTTACAGTAAGCTTCAGCCTGTTCGGTTAA
- a CDS encoding bifunctional nuclease family protein, protein MQKVRLEIVRMTYSQSQSGAYALILGEVGGTRRLPIIIGGFEAQAIALGLERIRQKRPLTHDLFMNFARFYGIELVEVVINKFREGVFFAILRCEKDGVISEIDARTSDAVALALRFQCPIYTYESILKEAGIVMDDEGSNIEPEESGEDDSPFSNYLLSELEELLQKAIENEEYERASQIRDEIQRRKKNQNL, encoded by the coding sequence ATGCAGAAAGTGAGGCTTGAGATAGTCAGGATGACCTACAGCCAGTCGCAAAGCGGGGCTTATGCACTCATCCTCGGAGAAGTAGGCGGCACCCGTAGGTTGCCCATCATCATCGGAGGCTTCGAAGCCCAAGCCATCGCGCTCGGTCTGGAACGAATCAGACAAAAGCGTCCGCTCACGCACGATTTGTTTATGAATTTTGCCAGATTCTACGGCATCGAACTTGTGGAGGTGGTAATCAATAAATTTCGTGAAGGTGTTTTCTTCGCCATTTTGCGATGCGAAAAAGATGGCGTTATCAGCGAGATCGACGCACGTACTTCCGATGCAGTTGCCCTCGCCCTCAGATTCCAATGCCCGATTTATACCTACGAAAGCATTCTCAAAGAAGCGGGAATTGTGATGGATGACGAAGGCTCCAATATCGAACCCGAAGAATCCGGTGAGGACGATAGCCCTTTTTCAAATTACCTGCTGAGCGAACTTGAAGAATTGCTCCAGAAGGCCATCGAAAACGAGGAATACGAAAGAGCTTCCCAGATTCGCGACGAAATACAGCGCCGAAAGAAAAACCAAAACCTATAA